One Xiphophorus hellerii strain 12219 chromosome 1, Xiphophorus_hellerii-4.1, whole genome shotgun sequence DNA segment encodes these proteins:
- the sox18 gene encoding transcription factor Sox-17-alpha has translation MNLTEPNLPREASLHPSQMPFGGRWTSETPSPASDPEMDFEESLSADCSSPDAPGEPRRGEPRMALTVGSRGQSPDLTPGGGPLAGAGDGKASGAEQRIRRPMNAFMVWAKDERKRLALQNPDLHNAVLSKMLGQSWKALSATDKRPFVEEAERLRVQHLQDHPNYKYRPRRKKTTKKLKRVEPGLLLHSLAQGGAPALGLGPGIGPLAADGVSGAAAYGHPATHTPHHHHPHQLLPSLGHFRDLPAPGHAELESYGLPTPEMSPLDVLEDGAGESVFFPQHMQDEAGMGGWSGYHRLHHHNPHYSQQHYNNNHSHHNAIAVSASLNIGMNASLSPSRTSRLDSRISSVESNMTSSISSVSAKLPPSHAFSHQVPLRTPVKCPPPLADSSSPVSYPRPSFSIPEPIKCQQTPLSTAPVGYLNQMYGGTASSATHFTPSHLGQLSPPPETSSSSCSSSCILPASTFGRSAHSDQSSLEAGGHMGSSSAEFWSEVDRHEFDQYVNMGRSREEPYGGCGGGSKVLGGCNAIGGSSSNSIVSTIINRDVSSIMSGAGGCDDGSSPLISALSDASSAVYYSACITG, from the exons ATGAATTTAACTGAGCCCAACCTGCCTAGAGAGGCCTCCCTGCATCCCAGTCAAATGCCCTTTGGAGGCCGCTGGACGTCGGAGACCCCGAGTCCCGCTTCCGACCCTGAGATGGATTTTGAAGAGAGCCTGTCAGCAGACTGCAGTTCTCCCGACGCCCCTGGAGAACCGAGGAGAGGCGAGCCCAGGATGGCTCTGACGGTCGGCTCCAGGGGACAGAGCCCCGACCTGACCCCTGGAGGGGGCCCGCTGGCCGGGGCAGGCGATGGGAAAGCCTCAGGGGCCGAGCAGAGGATCCGCAGGCCCATGAACGCCTTCATGGTTTGGGCCAAAGACGAGAGGAAGCGACTGGCCCTGCAGAACCCGGACCTGCACAACGCCGTGCTGAGCAAGATGCTGG GTCAGTCCTGGAAGGCCCTGAGTGCCACAGACAAGCGGCCGTTTGTGGAGGAAGCCGAGCGTCTCCGTGTGCAACACCTCCAGGATCACCCAAACTATAAGTACAGACCTCGACGCAAAAAGACCACCAAGAAGCTGAAGCGAGTGGAACCCGGGCTCCTGCTGCACAGCCTGGCCCAAGGTGGGGCCCCGGCTCTCGGTTTGGGCCCCGGCATCGGCCCTTTGGCTGCTGATGGCGTATCTGGTGCTGCTGCTTACGGCCACCCGGCCACCCACACTCCCCACCACCATCACCCTCACCAGCTGCTGCCGTCTCTGGGCCACTTTCGGGACCTTCCGGCCCCAGGGCACGCCGAACTGGAGAGCTACGGCCTGCCCACCCCGGAGATGTCGCCGCTGGACGTCCTGGAAGACGGAGCCGGAGAGTCCGTGTTCTTCCCCCAACACATGCAAGACGAGGCGGGGATGGGAGGCTGGAGCGGTTATCACCGCCTTCACCATCACAACCCACATTACAGCCAGCAGCactacaacaacaaccacagtcACCACAACGCCATCGCCGTCAGCGCCAGCTTAAACATCGGGATGAATGCAAGTCTCAGTCCAAGCAGGACTTCCAGACTCGACTCTAGAATAAGTTCTGTTGAATCAAATATGACGTCAAGCATTAGCTCAGTTAGCGCTAAGCTACCTCCTAGTCATGCTTTCAGTCATCAGGTCCCCTTAAGGACTCCTGTGAAATGTCCTCCGCCTCTAGCCGATTCCTCGTCCCCTGTTTCCTATCCTCGCCCGTCCTTCAGCATCCCTGAGCCAATAAAATGCCAACAGACACCTCTGAGCACAGCGCCTGTCGGGTATCTCAACCAAATGTATGGAGGCACTGCGTCCAGCGCTACGCACTTCACTCCCTCTCATCTGGGACAGCTTTCCCCTCCTCCTGaaacttcttcctcttcctgctcttcctcctgcatCCTCCCTGCATCCACCTTCGGTCGCTCTGCACACTCAGACCAGTCCAGCCTGGAGGCCGGCGGCCACATGGGCTCTTCCTCTGCTGAGTTTTGGTCTGAGGTGGACAGGCACGAATTTGACCAGTATGTCAACATGGGACGGAGTCGAGAAGAGCCCTATGGAGGGTGTGGAGGAGGGTCAAAAGTCCTGGGTGGGTGTAATGCCATTGGAGGCAGTAGTAGCAACAGCATTGTTAGCACTATTATTAACAGGGACGTCAGCAGTATTATGAGTGGCGCTGGTGGCTGTGATGATGGAAGCAGCCCTCTGATATCTGCTCTCTCTGACGCCAGCAGTGCCGTTTATTACAGCGCCTGTATAACTGGATAA